The following are from one region of the Mycolicibacterium helvum genome:
- the nirB gene encoding nitrite reductase large subunit NirB gives MTAERTVVVVGHGMVGHRFVEALRDRDRDGAWRVVVLCEEPTAAYDRVGLSSYIDGWDRATLALSGNDYPGDDLVDLRVGEPATAIDREGRRVITSAGERIGYDAVVLATGSYPFVPPIPGSDLDRCFVYRTLEDLDAIRAAASTARPGAVGIVVGGGLLGLEAANALRMLGLTPHVLERSPRLMPIQVDDGGGALLNRLITELGITVHTDVASTEIVDNGDGITVSLSNGERLDAALLVFSAGVRPRDELAAECGLPLAERGGVLTDISCATSDPRVFAIGEVAAVEGRCYGLVAPGYTMAEVVADRLIGGTAEFPGADLSTKLKLLGVDVASFGDAHASTPGALEVVLNDAVNQTYAKLVVSDDVSTLLGGILVGDAGAYSTLRPLVGQPLPADPATLISPAGAQVGVGALPDDAQICSCNAVTKGAIGRAIAQGAHDVPAIKCATAAGTSCGSCIPMLKRLLEAQGVAMSTALCEHFEQTRAELFQIVSTTGIRTFSALIAEYGTGAGCDICKPVVASILASTSSDHILDDETAGLQDTNDHFLANIQRNGTYSVVPRLPGGEVTPEKLMVIAEVARDFGLYTKITGGQRIDLFGARVEQLPQIWKRLVDAGMESGHAYGKSLRTVKSCVGSTWCRYGVQDSVAMAVDLELRYRGLRSPHKIKMGVSGCQRECAEARGKDVGVIATEKGWNLYVGGNGGANPKHAQLLAGDLDSETLVRYIDRYLMFYIRTADRLQRTAVWQETISGGLDHIRDVVCADSLGIAADLDDAMARHVDGYSDEWAGVLNDRDKLSRFVSFANAPGEPDPTIAFDETGPRKVPLLLGLPSSVNAAESRP, from the coding sequence ATGACCGCCGAACGGACCGTCGTGGTCGTCGGCCACGGCATGGTCGGGCACCGGTTCGTCGAGGCGCTGCGGGACCGGGACCGGGATGGAGCCTGGCGGGTCGTGGTGCTGTGTGAGGAACCCACCGCGGCCTACGACCGGGTGGGGTTGTCCTCCTACATCGACGGGTGGGACCGCGCAACGCTGGCATTGTCCGGAAACGATTACCCCGGAGACGATCTGGTCGATCTTCGGGTGGGCGAACCCGCCACCGCGATCGACCGGGAAGGCCGTCGCGTAATCACATCAGCGGGGGAGCGTATCGGCTACGACGCCGTGGTGCTGGCCACCGGCTCGTACCCGTTCGTGCCGCCGATCCCCGGCAGCGATCTGGACCGCTGCTTCGTCTACCGGACGCTGGAAGACCTCGACGCCATCCGGGCGGCGGCATCAACAGCGCGGCCCGGTGCCGTCGGCATCGTTGTCGGTGGTGGTCTGCTGGGGCTGGAGGCGGCCAACGCGTTGCGGATGCTGGGCCTGACACCCCATGTGCTGGAACGCTCCCCGCGGCTGATGCCCATCCAGGTCGACGACGGCGGCGGGGCGCTGCTGAACCGGCTCATCACCGAACTCGGCATCACCGTGCATACGGACGTGGCGTCCACCGAGATCGTCGACAACGGTGACGGCATCACGGTGTCGCTGTCCAATGGCGAACGGCTCGACGCTGCACTGCTGGTGTTCTCCGCGGGTGTACGCCCGCGCGACGAGCTGGCCGCCGAATGCGGCCTGCCGCTCGCCGAACGTGGTGGGGTGCTGACCGACATCAGCTGCGCCACTTCCGATCCGCGGGTGTTCGCCATCGGTGAGGTCGCCGCGGTCGAGGGTCGCTGCTACGGACTGGTCGCGCCCGGCTACACGATGGCCGAGGTGGTGGCCGATCGGCTGATCGGCGGCACGGCCGAATTCCCCGGTGCCGATCTGTCCACCAAACTCAAGCTACTCGGCGTCGACGTGGCCAGCTTCGGTGACGCCCACGCCAGCACGCCCGGTGCGCTGGAGGTGGTGCTCAACGACGCCGTCAATCAGACCTACGCCAAACTCGTCGTATCCGATGACGTTTCGACGCTGCTGGGCGGGATCCTGGTCGGTGACGCAGGAGCGTACTCCACCCTGCGCCCGCTGGTTGGCCAGCCGCTGCCCGCCGATCCGGCGACGCTGATCTCACCGGCCGGGGCGCAGGTGGGTGTGGGTGCGCTGCCCGACGACGCGCAGATCTGCTCGTGCAACGCGGTGACCAAAGGAGCCATCGGCAGAGCTATTGCGCAAGGCGCCCACGATGTCCCGGCCATCAAGTGCGCCACCGCGGCCGGGACCTCCTGCGGCAGTTGTATTCCGATGCTCAAGCGGCTGCTCGAGGCGCAGGGCGTGGCGATGTCCACAGCGCTGTGCGAACATTTCGAGCAGACCCGCGCCGAGCTGTTCCAGATCGTCTCGACCACCGGTATCCGCACCTTCTCTGCGCTGATCGCCGAGTACGGCACCGGCGCCGGGTGCGACATCTGCAAGCCCGTGGTGGCCTCGATCCTGGCGTCCACGTCGTCGGATCACATCCTCGACGACGAGACGGCCGGACTGCAGGACACTAACGATCATTTCCTGGCCAACATCCAGCGCAACGGCACGTACTCGGTGGTGCCGCGGCTACCCGGTGGTGAAGTCACTCCGGAGAAGCTGATGGTGATCGCCGAGGTGGCCCGGGATTTCGGCCTCTACACCAAGATCACCGGCGGGCAGCGCATCGACTTGTTCGGCGCTCGCGTCGAACAGCTCCCACAGATCTGGAAGCGCCTGGTGGATGCCGGGATGGAATCCGGCCATGCCTACGGCAAATCCCTGCGGACGGTGAAGAGCTGTGTGGGTTCCACCTGGTGCCGTTACGGGGTGCAGGACTCGGTGGCGATGGCCGTCGACCTCGAATTGCGTTATCGCGGGCTGCGTTCGCCGCACAAGATCAAGATGGGCGTGTCGGGCTGCCAACGCGAATGCGCCGAAGCCCGCGGCAAGGACGTCGGCGTGATCGCCACTGAGAAGGGCTGGAACCTCTACGTCGGTGGCAACGGTGGAGCCAACCCCAAGCACGCCCAGCTGCTGGCCGGCGATCTCGACTCCGAAACCCTGGTGCGCTACATCGACCGCTATTTGATGTTCTACATTCGCACCGCAGACCGCTTGCAGCGCACCGCAGTCTGGCAGGAGACCATCTCCGGTGGGCTTGACCACATCAGGGATGTGGTGTGTGCGGACTCGTTGGGCATCGCCGCCGATCTGGATGACGCCATGGCCCGGCATGTGGACGGCTACTCCGACGAGTGGGCCGGCGTGCTCAATGACCGCGACAAACTGAGCCGGTTCGTCTCCTTCGCCAATGCGCCGGGGGAGCCCGATCCGACGATCGCGTTCGACGAGACCGGACCGCGCAAGGTGCCCCTGCTGCTGGGCCTGCCGAGCAGCGTCAACGCTGCGGAAAGCCGCCCGTAA
- a CDS encoding nitrate/nitrite transporter produces the protein MQPSTTRSGYDIDDWDAEDVDAWNTGGAKIARRNLIWSIVAEHVGFSVWSIWSVMVLFMPQNVYHIDAAGKFFLVAVPTLVGAVLRIPYTFAVARFGGRNWTIFSALALLVPTVLTLYFMAHPGTSYTTFLIVAAFAGLGGGNFASSMANINAFYPQRYKGWALGLNAGGGNIGVAVIQILGLLVIATVGNRSPHLVCAAYLVLIAMAALGAAVFMNNLTNQRTDARSMIEVLAHRDSWLISLLYIGTFGSFIGFGFAFGQVLQINFLAGLSHGGPVTPAMTAQASLHAAQIAFIGPVLGSLSRPLGGWLSDRFGGGKVTLYTFAAMIAAAAWLVAAGEIDDATAGPASGATMVAFIAGFIALFILSGMGNGSTYKMIPSIFEAKSRGQGGLSAAEKRAWSQRMSGALIGIAGSIGALGGVGVNIALRASYLSPAKSATMAFWVFLGFYVLCAVITWVAYVRTPKRVNVIAADNPAVDSAAVAA, from the coding sequence ATGCAGCCTTCTACCACTCGCAGTGGCTACGACATCGACGACTGGGATGCCGAGGACGTCGACGCCTGGAACACCGGCGGCGCGAAAATCGCACGCCGCAACCTGATCTGGTCGATCGTCGCCGAGCACGTCGGATTCTCGGTGTGGTCCATCTGGTCGGTGATGGTGTTGTTCATGCCGCAGAACGTCTACCACATCGACGCCGCGGGCAAGTTCTTCCTGGTGGCGGTCCCCACGCTGGTCGGTGCGGTCCTGCGCATCCCGTACACCTTCGCCGTGGCCCGCTTCGGCGGCCGCAACTGGACGATCTTCTCGGCCCTTGCGCTGCTGGTCCCGACCGTCCTCACGCTGTATTTCATGGCGCACCCGGGCACGTCGTACACCACCTTCCTGATCGTGGCCGCCTTCGCCGGACTCGGCGGTGGCAACTTCGCCTCCTCGATGGCCAATATCAATGCCTTCTACCCGCAGCGATACAAGGGCTGGGCGCTGGGTCTCAACGCCGGTGGCGGCAACATCGGTGTTGCCGTCATCCAGATCCTCGGCCTGCTGGTCATCGCGACTGTCGGCAATCGGTCCCCGCACCTGGTGTGTGCCGCCTACCTGGTACTGATCGCCATGGCGGCGCTGGGTGCGGCGGTGTTCATGAACAACCTCACCAACCAGCGCACTGATGCGCGGTCGATGATCGAAGTTCTGGCGCATCGTGATTCGTGGCTGATCTCGCTGCTCTACATCGGCACGTTCGGGTCGTTCATCGGGTTCGGCTTCGCGTTCGGGCAGGTGCTGCAGATCAACTTCCTGGCCGGGCTGTCGCACGGTGGACCGGTCACCCCTGCGATGACCGCCCAAGCGTCACTGCACGCCGCCCAGATCGCCTTCATCGGGCCGGTGCTCGGTTCGCTGTCGCGCCCGCTCGGCGGCTGGCTGTCGGACCGCTTCGGTGGCGGCAAGGTCACCCTCTACACGTTCGCCGCGATGATCGCCGCCGCCGCGTGGCTGGTGGCGGCCGGTGAGATCGACGACGCCACCGCCGGGCCGGCGTCGGGCGCCACCATGGTGGCCTTCATCGCCGGCTTCATCGCCCTGTTCATCTTGTCCGGCATGGGAAATGGTTCCACCTACAAGATGATCCCGTCGATCTTCGAGGCCAAGTCGCGCGGTCAGGGCGGCCTGAGTGCCGCCGAGAAGCGGGCCTGGTCGCAGCGGATGTCGGGCGCGCTGATCGGCATTGCCGGGTCCATCGGGGCACTCGGCGGGGTCGGCGTCAACATCGCGCTACGGGCGTCCTACCTGTCGCCGGCGAAATCGGCCACGATGGCCTTCTGGGTGTTCCTCGGCTTCTACGTGCTGTGCGCGGTCATCACTTGGGTGGCCTACGTGCGGACCCCGAAGAGGGTGAACGTCATCGCTGCCGACAACCCCGCCGTCGATAGCGCCGCGGTGGCCGCATGA
- a CDS encoding bifunctional nitrate reductase/sulfite reductase flavoprotein subunit alpha: protein MSAGHGEAVATRDDCAEAIRTVCSYCGVGCGIDVRTKPGVGGPVIANIVGDQLHPTNLGRLCTKGATHADLMGNTEGRAIDALIRPARGEEFVAAPVDDAVAAVGTRLRAILDRHGPDSIALYVSGQMSMEAQYLATKLAKGFIRTVNIESNSRLCMASAATGYKQSLGADGPPGSYSDIDCADLFFVVGANMADCHPILFLRMADRMRAGAKLIVVDPRRTATADKADLFLQIRPGTDLALLNGLLHLLVASGDIDTDFIAEHTEGWDAMEAFLADYPPARVAELTGLTEADIRTAATMIGQAGDWMSLWTMGLNQSTHGTWNTNAICNLHLATGAICRPGSGPMSLTGQPNAMGGREMGYLGPGLPGQRSVASADDRAFVEAVWELAPGTIRADTNRGTIDMFEQMAAGDIKACWIICTNPVATVPNRTTVITGLETAELVVTQDAYRDTATNRYADVVLPAALWAEADGVMVNSERTLTMVRECVSPAGQSRPDWQLICQVADAMGFGAHFGYESSEQIFDEIRRFANPKTGYDIRGASYQRLRETPVQWPCPPGDEQNRHPIRYLNDGVLAFPTPSRRAVFHARPHMDARELPDDDYPFVLNTGRLAHQWHTMTKTGRVAKLNKLNGNPFVEINPDDAAALGICDGRTVELQSRRGRAVLPAVVTDRVRPGNCFAPFHWNDEHGEYLAINALTSDAVDADSLQPELKVCAVSLRPDRTLRASTTAAGQPSMNADVPAPAPGPWVLWASQTGNAEELAAGLVDQLEAAGLGGRLVSMDDCPVSDLAQRDVLVVTSTFGDGDPPDNGAGFWDRLRAPDAPELRGLRYAVLGIGDRSYGQFCGHARSLDTRLAELGGARLLDRRDCEVHDEESVTVWARQVIELVDVGESAPVALDAPAAPRPAEPFTRARPVAARLARNARLTPASAAKEVRQLGFDISEHDVSYAVGDSLGVLPTNSDDDVVAWLAATGLRGDDVVEVDGAECTLREALTESYDICRITPNLLAFLAETTVDQAAARDLRAARTQLDTWRLGRNGIDVVRAFGVNATIEQWQEVLVRLTPRLYSISSSPLVSPHEVQLTVSIVRYRAPDGAQRGGVCSTFLADRARDVPVFLQKSPHFRPPDDTSTPIVMIGAGTGIAPFRGFLQERRALGHTGRNWLFFGDRHRAENFYYGNDLTGMVTDGFLNRLDLAFSRDQRKRIYVQDNMIAEGAQLWAWLQDGAHLYVCGDAAGMARDVDTALDTIIGTHGQLSAEAARDYKRELVADKRYLRDVY from the coding sequence ATGTCCGCCGGGCACGGTGAAGCCGTGGCTACCCGGGATGACTGCGCTGAGGCCATCCGTACCGTGTGCTCCTACTGCGGCGTCGGGTGTGGCATCGACGTGCGTACCAAGCCCGGCGTGGGAGGTCCGGTCATCGCCAATATCGTCGGCGACCAGCTTCACCCCACCAATCTCGGCCGGCTGTGCACGAAGGGGGCCACGCACGCCGACCTCATGGGGAACACCGAAGGCCGTGCGATCGATGCGCTGATCCGTCCGGCGCGCGGCGAGGAGTTCGTCGCCGCGCCTGTCGATGACGCGGTCGCGGCCGTGGGCACCCGGCTGCGCGCGATCCTGGACCGACACGGCCCGGATTCGATTGCGCTGTACGTCTCCGGGCAGATGTCCATGGAAGCGCAGTACCTGGCCACCAAACTGGCCAAGGGTTTCATCCGGACCGTCAACATCGAATCCAACTCCCGGCTGTGCATGGCCAGCGCGGCGACCGGATACAAACAATCGCTGGGCGCCGATGGCCCGCCCGGCTCCTATTCGGATATCGACTGTGCTGACCTGTTTTTCGTCGTTGGCGCGAATATGGCCGACTGCCATCCGATCCTGTTCCTGCGGATGGCCGACCGGATGCGGGCCGGCGCCAAGCTGATCGTCGTCGACCCGCGCCGCACTGCCACCGCGGACAAGGCCGACCTGTTTCTCCAAATCCGGCCGGGCACCGACCTCGCGCTGCTGAACGGCCTGCTGCACCTGCTGGTGGCCTCCGGCGATATCGACACCGACTTCATCGCCGAACACACCGAGGGCTGGGACGCCATGGAAGCGTTCCTCGCTGACTACCCCCCGGCGCGGGTGGCCGAACTCACCGGCCTGACCGAAGCCGATATCCGCACCGCGGCAACGATGATCGGGCAGGCGGGTGACTGGATGTCGCTGTGGACGATGGGCCTCAACCAGAGCACCCACGGCACCTGGAACACCAACGCCATCTGCAACCTGCACCTGGCCACCGGGGCGATCTGCCGGCCCGGCAGCGGCCCGATGTCGCTGACCGGCCAGCCCAACGCGATGGGCGGCCGCGAAATGGGTTATCTGGGACCAGGTTTGCCCGGTCAGCGATCGGTGGCCTCCGCCGACGATCGGGCCTTCGTCGAAGCGGTGTGGGAATTGGCACCGGGAACGATCCGCGCCGACACCAACCGGGGCACCATCGACATGTTCGAGCAGATGGCAGCCGGAGATATCAAGGCCTGCTGGATCATCTGTACCAACCCGGTGGCCACCGTACCCAACCGCACCACCGTCATCACCGGCCTGGAGACCGCGGAGCTGGTCGTCACCCAGGACGCCTACCGCGACACCGCCACCAACCGCTACGCCGACGTCGTGTTGCCTGCGGCATTGTGGGCCGAAGCCGACGGGGTGATGGTGAACTCCGAACGCACCCTGACCATGGTGCGCGAATGTGTTTCACCTGCCGGGCAGTCCCGCCCGGACTGGCAGCTGATCTGTCAGGTCGCCGACGCCATGGGATTCGGTGCGCACTTCGGCTATGAGTCCAGCGAGCAGATCTTCGACGAGATCCGGCGGTTCGCCAATCCCAAGACCGGATACGACATTCGCGGCGCGAGCTATCAGCGGCTGCGCGAGACGCCGGTGCAATGGCCGTGCCCGCCCGGCGACGAGCAGAATCGGCACCCGATTCGCTATCTCAACGACGGTGTCCTGGCGTTCCCCACGCCGTCGCGCCGGGCGGTGTTCCACGCCCGGCCGCACATGGACGCCCGTGAATTGCCGGACGACGACTATCCCTTCGTGTTGAACACCGGCCGGCTGGCCCACCAATGGCACACCATGACCAAGACCGGCCGGGTCGCCAAGCTGAACAAACTCAACGGCAACCCCTTCGTCGAGATCAACCCCGATGACGCCGCCGCCCTGGGTATTTGCGACGGACGCACCGTCGAACTGCAATCCCGGCGGGGCCGGGCTGTGCTGCCCGCCGTCGTCACCGACCGGGTCCGGCCGGGTAATTGTTTCGCGCCCTTCCACTGGAACGACGAACACGGTGAGTACCTGGCGATCAACGCCTTGACCAGCGACGCCGTTGATGCCGATTCGCTGCAACCGGAACTGAAAGTGTGCGCGGTGAGTTTGCGCCCTGACAGGACTCTGCGTGCCAGTACGACCGCCGCTGGACAACCGTCGATGAATGCCGACGTACCCGCCCCGGCTCCCGGCCCGTGGGTGCTGTGGGCATCGCAGACCGGAAATGCCGAGGAGCTCGCGGCCGGGCTGGTCGACCAGCTTGAGGCGGCCGGACTTGGGGGCAGGCTGGTGAGCATGGACGACTGCCCGGTCAGTGATCTCGCGCAGCGTGACGTCCTGGTGGTCACCAGCACCTTCGGCGACGGTGATCCGCCCGACAACGGTGCCGGCTTCTGGGACCGGCTGCGGGCGCCGGATGCCCCGGAGCTGCGCGGGCTTCGGTACGCGGTGCTGGGAATCGGTGACCGGTCCTACGGCCAGTTCTGCGGCCACGCCCGGTCGCTCGACACCCGGCTGGCCGAGCTCGGTGGTGCCCGGCTGCTCGACCGCAGGGACTGCGAGGTCCACGACGAGGAATCGGTGACAGTGTGGGCCCGGCAGGTGATCGAGCTTGTCGACGTGGGCGAATCGGCACCGGTAGCGCTGGACGCGCCCGCAGCCCCTCGGCCCGCCGAACCGTTCACCCGCGCCAGGCCCGTCGCTGCGCGGTTGGCGCGCAACGCCAGACTCACCCCGGCATCGGCGGCCAAAGAGGTGCGGCAGCTGGGATTTGACATCTCCGAACACGACGTCAGCTATGCCGTCGGCGACTCGCTCGGGGTACTGCCGACCAACAGCGACGACGACGTCGTGGCTTGGCTGGCCGCGACCGGCCTGCGCGGGGACGACGTCGTCGAGGTCGACGGGGCGGAATGCACGCTGCGCGAAGCGCTCACCGAAAGCTACGACATCTGCCGAATCACGCCGAACCTGCTGGCCTTCCTCGCCGAGACGACCGTTGACCAGGCGGCGGCCAGAGACTTGCGGGCCGCTCGCACCCAACTGGACACCTGGCGGTTGGGGCGCAACGGGATCGACGTCGTTCGTGCCTTCGGGGTCAACGCCACTATCGAGCAGTGGCAGGAAGTGCTCGTTCGCCTGACACCCCGGCTGTACTCGATCTCGTCGAGCCCGTTGGTCAGCCCGCACGAAGTGCAGTTGACCGTGTCGATCGTCCGTTACCGGGCGCCGGACGGCGCGCAGCGCGGGGGAGTGTGCTCGACGTTCCTGGCCGACCGCGCCCGTGACGTTCCGGTGTTCCTGCAGAAATCACCGCACTTCCGCCCGCCCGACGATACGAGCACGCCGATCGTGATGATCGGTGCGGGCACCGGGATCGCGCCGTTCCGCGGCTTCCTTCAGGAGCGCCGCGCGTTGGGCCACACCGGGCGCAACTGGCTGTTCTTCGGTGACCGGCACCGGGCCGAAAACTTCTACTACGGCAACGATCTGACCGGCATGGTCACCGACGGCTTCTTGAACCGGCTCGACCTCGCCTTCTCCCGCGATCAACGCAAGCGAATCTATGTGCAGGACAACATGATCGCCGAGGGTGCGCAGCTGTGGGCGTGGTTGCAGGACGGCGCGCACCTCTACGTCTGCGGCGACGCCGCCGGCATGGCACGCGATGTCGACACCGCGCTGGACACGATTATCGGCACCCACGGCCAGCTGAGCGCCGAAGCCGCCCGCGACTACAAGCGCGAACTGGTCGCCGACAAGCGGTATCTGCGCGATGTGTACTGA